One genomic segment of Belonocnema kinseyi isolate 2016_QV_RU_SX_M_011 chromosome 2, B_treatae_v1, whole genome shotgun sequence includes these proteins:
- the LOC117167880 gene encoding uncharacterized PE-PGRS family protein PE_PGRS54-like produces the protein MLNPTVIGLLALLVFTACMAEGLHGAEAEASIVHRLKRHLRHKDKLGSSSSSSSSSASVFGGKTLTNTQSLTTGQGSANAKADAVSNNPGLGQPEGYGPNLGYSNQGGFGGQGGYNGQVGYNGQGGFGGQGGFGWPGPLVGHGAQQPYTNYQGQGQGLGYGGANGGFGGPGALYPAGGSLGNANANANAQASANAQG, from the exons ATGCTGAATCCAACGGTCATCGGCCTTTTGGCTCTCCTAGTCTTCACCGCCTGTATGGCCg agggCCTACATGGAGCTGAAGCGGAAGCGTCCATAGTACACCGTCTGAAGCGTCATTTGAGACACAAGGATAAACTTGGTTCTTCCAGTTCCTCCAGTTCCTCCAGTGCCTCTGTCTTCGGTGGAAAAACATTAACAAATACCCAATCCCTAACAACTGGTCAAGGATCAGCTAATGCTAAAGCTGATGCAGTTTCGAATAATCCTGGATTAGGCCAACCTGAAGGCTATGGTCCAAATTTAGGCTATAGTAATCAAGGAGGATTTGGTGGACAAGGAGGGTATAATGGACAAGTAGGATATAACGGACAAGGAGGATTTGGAGGACAAGGAGGGTTTGGTTGGCCAGGACCTTTGGTTGGACATGGAGCCCAGCAACCCTATACTAATTATCAAG GACAAGGACAAGGACTCGGATATGGTGGAGCAAATGGTG GATTTGGAGGACCAGGTGCTTTATATCCTGCAGGAGGATCCTTAGGAAATGCCAATGCCAATGCTAATGCTCAAGCTAGCGCCAATGCTCAAGGATAA